The proteins below come from a single Agrococcus beijingensis genomic window:
- a CDS encoding ABC transporter substrate-binding protein: MSRALRTSIAAAAAIALLAGCSAAEPAETPASAETVTVPSNLGEVEVALLPERIAVLDNTAMETLLAFGITPVAIPTQLVSPDRFSAWVQDESIADIGTHREPDFEALAAADPDLIIGGYRFSEYTDELAAIAPTIDVAANEEHEDGYVASLREQTASLGTIFDQQDEATAIVDELDAAVEAATEAATGKSVFLGIVNGGKLDNGAERLSRMADEIGMTDVFAGEAGDIHQDSGLAPETIAQADPEWAIVLDRDAAAGAGDAQPAKQVVESNPALAGTGFVQEGRIVYLEDDFYRTEGAQAYTRAFDQIAQSLAG, encoded by the coding sequence ATGTCCCGTGCCCTCCGCACGTCGATCGCCGCTGCCGCCGCCATCGCGCTGCTCGCCGGCTGCAGCGCCGCCGAGCCCGCTGAGACGCCCGCCAGCGCCGAGACCGTCACCGTGCCGTCGAACCTCGGCGAGGTCGAGGTCGCACTGCTGCCCGAGCGCATCGCAGTGCTCGACAACACGGCCATGGAGACGCTCCTCGCCTTCGGCATCACGCCGGTCGCGATCCCGACCCAGCTCGTCTCGCCCGACCGCTTCTCGGCCTGGGTGCAGGACGAGTCGATCGCCGACATCGGCACCCACCGCGAGCCCGACTTCGAGGCGCTCGCGGCCGCCGACCCCGACCTCATCATCGGCGGCTACCGCTTCTCCGAGTACACCGACGAGCTCGCCGCCATCGCGCCGACGATCGACGTCGCGGCGAACGAGGAGCACGAGGACGGCTACGTCGCGTCGCTGCGCGAGCAGACCGCATCGCTCGGCACGATCTTCGACCAGCAGGACGAGGCGACCGCGATCGTCGACGAGCTCGACGCCGCCGTCGAGGCCGCGACCGAGGCGGCGACCGGCAAGAGCGTCTTCCTCGGCATCGTCAACGGTGGCAAGCTCGACAACGGCGCCGAGCGCCTGTCGCGCATGGCCGACGAGATCGGCATGACCGACGTCTTCGCGGGCGAGGCCGGCGACATCCACCAGGACTCGGGCCTCGCGCCCGAGACGATCGCGCAGGCCGACCCCGAGTGGGCGATCGTGCTCGACCGCGACGCCGCGGCCGGCGCCGGCGACGCGCAGCCCGCCAAGCAGGTCGTCGAGTCGAACCCGGCGCTCGCCGGCACCGGCTTCGTGCAGGAGGGCCGCATCGTCTACCTCGAGGACGACTTCTACCGCACCGAGGGCGCGCAGGCCTACACCCGCGCCTTCGACCAGATCGCCCAGTCGCTGGCGGGCTAG
- the ffh gene encoding signal recognition particle protein encodes MAAFGSLSTRLTETLAKLRTKGKLSAADVDGTVREIRRALLDADVALEVVKSFTAAVRERALGAEVSDALNPAQQVVKIVNDELVAILGGESRRLELAKTPPTVIMLAGLQGAGKTTLAGKLAKHLAAQGHTPLLVASDLQRPNAVTQLQVVGGQAGVPVFAPEPGNGVGDPVRVARDGVAEGRRKQHDIVIVDTAGRLGVDAEMMRQAADIRKAVQPDEVLFVIDAMIGQDAVATAKAFQEGVDFTGVVLTKLDGDARGGAALSIRGVTGKPILFASTGETLDDFEAFHPDRMASRILDLGDILTLIEQAQKAFDEEEAHRFAEAIATDGFTLEDFLKQMQQLRKAGNFKQMLGMLPGAKGMREAIDSFDEKELVHTEAIIQSMTPQERKQSKILNGSRRLRIARGAGVTVTEVNQLMARFEQAAKMMKTVAKGGMPNMPGMGPMPPGMRPPKKAQKQQGKQLKRSGNPAKRPEAPVEAAPQGSAFGKPKAEGAFGELSGADQETLQRMLGNR; translated from the coding sequence ATGGCTGCGTTCGGTTCACTCTCCACTCGACTCACCGAGACCCTCGCGAAGCTCCGCACGAAGGGCAAGCTCTCCGCTGCGGACGTCGACGGGACGGTCCGCGAGATCCGTCGGGCGCTGCTCGACGCCGACGTCGCGCTCGAGGTCGTCAAGTCGTTCACCGCCGCCGTGCGCGAGCGTGCGCTGGGCGCCGAGGTCTCCGACGCGCTGAACCCGGCGCAGCAGGTCGTCAAGATCGTCAACGACGAGCTCGTCGCGATCCTCGGCGGCGAGAGCCGGCGGCTCGAGCTGGCGAAGACGCCGCCGACCGTCATCATGCTCGCCGGCCTCCAGGGCGCCGGCAAGACGACCCTCGCGGGCAAGCTCGCGAAGCACCTCGCGGCTCAGGGCCACACGCCGCTGCTGGTCGCGAGCGACCTCCAGCGCCCCAACGCCGTCACGCAGCTGCAGGTCGTCGGCGGCCAGGCGGGCGTGCCCGTCTTCGCGCCTGAGCCCGGCAACGGCGTCGGCGACCCGGTGCGCGTCGCCCGCGACGGCGTGGCGGAGGGCAGGCGAAAGCAGCACGACATCGTCATCGTCGACACGGCGGGCCGCCTCGGCGTCGACGCCGAGATGATGCGGCAGGCCGCCGACATCCGGAAGGCCGTGCAGCCCGACGAGGTGCTGTTCGTCATCGACGCGATGATCGGTCAGGACGCGGTCGCGACGGCCAAGGCCTTCCAGGAGGGCGTCGACTTCACCGGCGTGGTGCTCACGAAGCTCGACGGCGACGCGCGCGGCGGTGCCGCGCTCTCGATCCGCGGTGTCACCGGCAAGCCCATCCTCTTCGCGTCGACGGGCGAGACGCTCGACGACTTCGAGGCCTTCCACCCCGACCGCATGGCGAGCCGCATCCTCGACCTCGGCGACATCCTCACGCTCATCGAGCAGGCGCAGAAGGCCTTCGACGAGGAGGAGGCGCACCGCTTCGCCGAGGCGATCGCCACCGACGGCTTCACGCTCGAGGACTTCCTGAAGCAGATGCAGCAGCTGCGCAAGGCCGGCAACTTCAAGCAGATGCTCGGCATGCTGCCGGGCGCGAAGGGCATGCGCGAGGCCATCGACTCCTTCGACGAGAAGGAGCTCGTGCACACCGAGGCGATCATCCAGTCGATGACGCCGCAGGAGCGCAAGCAGTCCAAGATCCTCAACGGCTCGCGACGCCTGCGCATCGCGCGCGGCGCCGGCGTCACCGTCACCGAGGTCAACCAGCTGATGGCGCGCTTCGAGCAGGCGGCCAAGATGATGAAGACCGTCGCCAAGGGCGGCATGCCGAACATGCCCGGCATGGGCCCGATGCCTCCCGGCATGCGCCCGCCCAAGAAGGCGCAGAAGCAGCAGGGCAAGCAGCTGAAGCGCTCGGGCAACCCGGCGAAGCGCCCCGAGGCTCCGGTCGAGGCGGCGCCGCAGGGCAGCGCGTTCGGCAAGCCCAAGGCCGAGGGTGCGTTCGGCGAGCTGTCGGGCGCCGACCAGGAGACGCTGCAGCGCATGCTCGGCAACCGCTGA
- a CDS encoding AMP-binding protein, translated as MRLRGMPPSHTRSLLRSVRSHGFTITALASHAAEVRRDQVGLVVDGWSATFGELWEAAEGVAAVLYVGPLERRPLPVAIACSGPAMPIALLAAARLGLDAMPISPRSLDDHRSAVPSDALLIHDGEAPAWHRGPTLDAARILEWTRTDGSGLAATRSRVRILLPAVSSAGTVTTHVQGALGLQGLRQLAGLHDRLGVESTDVLLTCAPLQRGKGLQLLGMSLLTGATLVSAAHTASADRIRIIRDRFVSVLSASPSQLAGMLDHLERSGEPAPRLRRILVAGQDLDADLVRRLHSVWGPIVLTAYGTVQTGTVAVATPEVLSSHPGTSGRRLPGSDFGIVGHAGRGDAHGLLWVRGAHATVITEDRARITDGRLTIVGPLTKPDTSD; from the coding sequence ATGCGCCTCAGAGGCATGCCGCCGAGCCACACGCGCTCGCTGCTGCGCAGCGTCCGCTCGCACGGCTTCACCATCACGGCGCTGGCCAGCCACGCGGCCGAGGTGCGGCGCGACCAGGTCGGCCTCGTCGTCGACGGCTGGAGCGCCACCTTCGGCGAGCTCTGGGAGGCCGCCGAAGGCGTGGCCGCCGTGCTCTACGTGGGCCCGCTCGAGCGCCGGCCGCTGCCGGTCGCCATCGCCTGCAGCGGACCGGCCATGCCGATCGCGCTGCTAGCGGCCGCGCGGCTCGGGCTCGACGCGATGCCCATCAGCCCGCGCTCGCTCGACGACCACCGCAGCGCCGTGCCGTCCGACGCGCTGCTCATCCACGACGGCGAGGCGCCCGCCTGGCACCGCGGGCCGACGCTCGATGCCGCGCGCATCCTGGAATGGACGCGCACCGACGGCTCGGGCTTGGCCGCGACGCGCAGCCGCGTGCGGATCCTGCTGCCGGCGGTCTCGTCGGCGGGCACCGTGACGACGCACGTGCAGGGTGCGCTCGGCCTGCAGGGGCTGCGGCAGCTCGCCGGCCTGCACGACCGGCTGGGCGTCGAGAGCACCGACGTGCTGCTGACCTGCGCGCCGCTGCAGCGCGGCAAGGGCCTGCAGCTGCTCGGCATGTCGCTGCTGACCGGCGCGACGCTGGTGAGCGCCGCGCACACGGCGTCGGCCGACCGCATCCGCATCATCCGCGACCGCTTCGTCTCGGTGCTCTCGGCGTCGCCGAGCCAGCTGGCGGGCATGCTCGATCATCTCGAGCGCAGCGGAGAGCCCGCGCCGCGCCTGCGCCGGATCCTGGTCGCCGGGCAGGATCTCGACGCCGACCTCGTGCGCCGCCTGCACAGCGTCTGGGGCCCGATCGTGCTGACCGCCTACGGCACCGTGCAGACGGGCACGGTCGCGGTGGCGACGCCCGAGGTGCTCTCGTCGCACCCCGGAACCTCGGGCCGCAGGCTGCCGGGGAGCGACTTCGGCATCGTCGGCCACGCGGGTCGCGGCGATGCGCACGGGCTGCTCTGGGTGCGCGGCGCGCACGCCACGGTGATCACCGAGGACCGCGCGCGCATCACCGACGGCCGGCTGACGATCGTCGGCCCGCTGACCAAGCCCGATACGTCGGACTGA
- the ftsY gene encoding signal recognition particle-docking protein FtsY: protein MAAKWSLTGALRGMFQRETITEETWDDLETALITADFGPDITEQLIDALRADVERLMVDDPQDLKRMLRERLEERFAQYDPTLSLKERPAVILVVGVNGVGKTTTIGKLARFLVRNGQSVVVGAADTFRAAAVEQLGTWAQRAGSAIVRPEREGQDPASVAFQTVEAAKAHGHAMCIIDTAGRLHTKGGLMDELGKIRRVVEKLSPIAEVLLVLDATTGQNGVNQAQSFIDHAGVTGLVVTKLDGSAKGGFILAVQERTGIPIKLIGQGEGIDDLTGFTSHVFVEQLVG from the coding sequence ATGGCAGCGAAGTGGTCTCTCACCGGCGCCCTCCGGGGCATGTTCCAGCGCGAGACGATCACGGAGGAGACCTGGGACGACCTCGAGACGGCGCTCATCACCGCCGACTTCGGGCCCGACATCACCGAGCAGCTGATCGACGCGCTGCGCGCCGATGTCGAGCGGCTGATGGTCGACGACCCGCAGGACCTCAAGCGCATGCTCCGCGAGCGGCTCGAGGAGCGCTTCGCCCAGTACGACCCGACGCTGTCGCTCAAGGAGCGCCCGGCCGTGATCCTGGTGGTCGGCGTCAACGGCGTCGGCAAGACGACGACGATCGGCAAGCTCGCCCGCTTCCTCGTGCGCAACGGCCAGTCGGTGGTGGTCGGCGCCGCCGACACCTTCCGTGCCGCCGCCGTCGAGCAGCTCGGCACCTGGGCGCAGCGCGCGGGGAGCGCGATCGTGCGGCCGGAGCGCGAGGGCCAGGATCCCGCATCCGTCGCCTTCCAGACGGTCGAGGCCGCGAAGGCCCACGGCCACGCGATGTGCATCATCGACACCGCCGGCCGCCTGCACACCAAGGGCGGCCTGATGGATGAGCTCGGCAAGATCAGGAGGGTGGTCGAGAAGCTCTCGCCGATCGCCGAGGTGCTGCTGGTGCTCGACGCCACGACCGGTCAGAACGGCGTCAATCAGGCGCAGTCGTTCATCGACCACGCCGGCGTCACCGGCCTCGTCGTCACGAAGCTCGACGGCAGCGCGAAGGGCGGCTTCATCCTCGCCGTGCAGGAGCGCACCGGCATCCCGATCAAGCTCATCGGCCAGGGCGAGGGCATCGACGACCTGACCGGCTTCACGTCGCACGTGTTCGTCGAGCAGCTCGTCGGCTGA
- a CDS encoding TerC family protein, whose translation MTPYQIFEIVSMALLVAVLIFDLLIVVKRPHVPSMKEATSWVVFYVALALVFAGVLWFMGDGVKAGEFVTGWLLEYSLSIDNLFVFIIILSRFAVPKEMQQRVLMIGILIAIVLRGIFIVLGVQLIESFSWLFYFFGAYLVYVAWKQAFGGEDDSGEKDNLVVRMLKKRVNVTDRWNGGKTTVQIEGVKYFTPFLMVILALGTTDLLFAIDSIPAIFSVTTDPFLVFACNIFALMGLRQLYFLLGGLLDRLVYLHYGIAAILGFIGIKLVFHAMEVNELPFLNNGEPITWVPHIETWHSLVVILASMVIATVASLIKLRIDAKTTGDTSLHLGPSEAELGADGHYHIVDATGKTFYRPLRVEHNETGTLKVIDAKGTEAPAADFHEDVLREAAREDMDPEALDEVRRRIAKGENLDERELDERGDRNV comes from the coding sequence TTGACCCCGTATCAGATCTTCGAGATCGTCTCGATGGCGCTCCTCGTCGCCGTCCTCATCTTCGACCTGCTCATCGTCGTGAAGCGGCCGCACGTGCCCTCGATGAAGGAGGCGACCAGCTGGGTCGTGTTCTACGTCGCCCTCGCGCTGGTCTTCGCCGGCGTGCTGTGGTTCATGGGCGACGGCGTCAAGGCCGGCGAGTTCGTCACCGGCTGGCTGCTCGAGTACTCGCTGTCGATCGACAACCTCTTCGTCTTCATCATCATCCTCAGCCGCTTCGCGGTGCCGAAGGAGATGCAGCAGCGCGTGCTGATGATCGGCATCCTGATCGCCATCGTGCTGCGCGGCATCTTCATCGTGCTCGGCGTGCAGCTGATCGAGTCGTTCTCGTGGCTCTTCTACTTCTTCGGCGCCTACCTCGTCTACGTCGCGTGGAAGCAGGCGTTCGGCGGCGAGGACGACTCGGGCGAGAAGGACAACCTCGTCGTGCGGATGCTGAAGAAGCGCGTCAACGTCACCGACCGCTGGAACGGCGGCAAGACCACCGTGCAGATCGAGGGCGTCAAGTACTTCACGCCGTTCCTCATGGTGATCCTGGCGCTCGGCACCACCGACCTGCTGTTCGCGATTGACTCCATCCCCGCGATCTTCTCGGTCACGACCGACCCGTTCCTGGTCTTCGCGTGCAACATCTTCGCGCTGATGGGCCTGCGCCAGCTCTACTTCCTGCTCGGTGGCCTGCTCGACCGCCTCGTCTACCTGCACTACGGCATCGCGGCGATCCTCGGCTTCATCGGCATCAAGCTCGTCTTCCACGCCATGGAGGTCAACGAGCTGCCGTTCCTCAACAACGGCGAGCCCATCACCTGGGTGCCGCACATCGAGACCTGGCACTCGCTGGTCGTCATCCTCGCCTCGATGGTCATCGCCACGGTCGCCTCGCTCATCAAGCTGCGCATCGACGCGAAGACGACCGGCGACACGTCGCTGCACCTCGGCCCGTCCGAGGCAGAGCTGGGCGCCGACGGGCACTACCACATCGTCGACGCGACCGGGAAGACGTTCTACCGCCCGCTGCGGGTCGAGCACAACGAGACCGGCACGCTGAAGGTCATCGACGCCAAGGGCACCGAGGCGCCCGCGGCCGACTTCCACGAGGACGTGCTGCGCGAGGCCGCCCGCGAGGACATGGATCCCGAGGCGCTCGACGAGGTGCGCCGCCGCATCGCCAAGGGCGAGAACCTCGACGAGCGCGAGCTCGACGAGCGCGGCGACCGCAACGTCTGA
- a CDS encoding class I SAM-dependent methyltransferase has product MTERDDLFARLRRRPDVEDPTLQAHDASDALILDEAVKQRRMPAEVVVIGDRHGALTLGALQAGAERVRVHQDSIVGERALDANAAELGTAELGATGTYAHHGLDASLVEEATLVLLQLPRALDALDEIAELIATHAADDVRVVAGGRVKHMTMSMNALLGRSFRSVHATLGWRKSRVLHAEDPRRPGLSWPRNRTHQIAGRPLTVVAHGEAFAGTSIDIGAQTLLQHLDQMPDASHAIDLACGTGVLAVALAQARPHVQVLATDASAAAVASTVATADANGVGDRVEARQADGLEGVPDGSAGLIMLNPPFHIGAAVHTGAAERLIADAGRALERGGELWCVWNSHLGYRQQLDAIGETRQVSRNAKFTVTATRRR; this is encoded by the coding sequence GTGACCGAACGCGACGACCTCTTCGCCCGCCTGCGCCGCAGGCCCGACGTCGAGGATCCGACGCTCCAGGCCCACGACGCATCCGATGCCCTGATCCTCGACGAGGCCGTCAAGCAGCGCCGCATGCCGGCCGAGGTGGTCGTGATCGGCGACCGCCACGGGGCGCTCACGCTGGGCGCCCTGCAGGCCGGCGCCGAGCGGGTGCGCGTGCACCAGGACTCCATCGTGGGGGAGCGGGCGCTCGACGCGAACGCGGCCGAGCTGGGCACGGCCGAGCTGGGCGCGACCGGCACCTACGCGCACCACGGCCTCGACGCATCCCTCGTCGAAGAAGCGACGCTCGTGCTCCTGCAGCTGCCCCGCGCGCTCGACGCGCTCGACGAGATCGCCGAGCTGATCGCCACGCACGCGGCCGACGACGTGCGGGTGGTCGCCGGCGGCCGCGTCAAGCACATGACGATGAGCATGAACGCCCTGCTCGGCCGCTCGTTCCGCAGCGTCCACGCGACCCTCGGGTGGCGCAAGTCGCGCGTGCTGCACGCCGAGGATCCCCGCCGCCCGGGCCTCAGCTGGCCGCGCAATCGCACGCACCAGATCGCCGGCCGCCCGCTGACGGTCGTCGCGCACGGCGAGGCGTTCGCCGGCACGTCGATCGACATCGGCGCGCAGACGCTGCTGCAGCACCTCGACCAGATGCCGGATGCGTCGCACGCGATCGACCTGGCCTGCGGCACGGGCGTCCTGGCCGTCGCGCTCGCGCAAGCCCGGCCGCACGTGCAGGTGCTCGCGACCGACGCCTCAGCCGCCGCAGTCGCCTCGACCGTCGCGACGGCCGACGCGAACGGCGTCGGCGACCGCGTCGAGGCGCGGCAGGCCGACGGGCTCGAGGGCGTGCCCGACGGCTCGGCGGGCCTCATCATGCTCAACCCGCCGTTCCACATCGGCGCCGCCGTGCACACCGGCGCTGCTGAGCGGCTCATCGCCGACGCCGGCCGTGCGCTCGAGCGCGGCGGCGAGCTGTGGTGCGTCTGGAACAGCCACCTCGGCTACCGCCAGCAGCTCGACGCGATCGGCGAGACCCGTCAGGTGAGCCGCAACGCCAAGTTCACGGTCACGGCGACGCGGCGGCGGTGA
- a CDS encoding GNAT family N-acetyltransferase, which yields MTEMPRLEWLELTEPADAFDEPALALIARYVAVANRVTQHFWGDDSYDTTVDEIVASLRRREDEISRRFLVTEGGADVGRAIASINGEEGSHVAYLSAWVVPEERSRGIGRAMAERVEQVGIELGATTLQAWADHRAPAEGEAGVAAVSGHGSIAADPPAQLLVSMGYALEQVERISELDVEAARASLEAHRADALAHAGEAYTLRSWQGPTPPELLDAMALLHSRMTTDAPAAAMDLDDEHWDAARLQRLEAQNADSGQTMLQAVALHAASGEAVAYTILLLPDDGRPAFQEDTLVHADHRGHRLGMLVKTENLLQLGRLHPDRTRIITWNAEENSPMLRVNEALGFVPVGAEGGWQRRVGGAGASTGAPATMSA from the coding sequence ATGACCGAGATGCCACGGCTCGAGTGGCTCGAGCTCACCGAACCGGCAGACGCCTTCGACGAGCCGGCGCTCGCACTGATCGCGCGCTACGTCGCGGTCGCGAACCGCGTCACGCAGCACTTCTGGGGCGACGACTCCTACGACACGACGGTCGACGAGATCGTCGCGTCGCTGCGCCGCCGCGAGGACGAGATCAGCCGGCGCTTCCTCGTGACCGAGGGCGGCGCCGACGTGGGCCGCGCGATCGCCTCCATCAACGGCGAGGAGGGCTCGCACGTCGCCTACCTGTCGGCGTGGGTCGTGCCCGAGGAGCGCAGCCGCGGCATCGGCCGCGCCATGGCCGAGCGTGTCGAGCAGGTCGGCATCGAGCTGGGCGCAACCACCCTGCAGGCCTGGGCCGACCACCGGGCGCCCGCCGAGGGCGAGGCGGGCGTGGCCGCCGTGAGCGGGCACGGCTCGATCGCCGCCGACCCGCCGGCGCAGCTGCTCGTGTCGATGGGCTACGCGCTCGAGCAGGTCGAGCGGATCTCCGAGCTCGACGTCGAGGCTGCGCGGGCATCGCTCGAGGCGCATCGGGCGGATGCGCTCGCGCACGCAGGCGAGGCCTACACCCTGCGCTCGTGGCAGGGCCCGACGCCGCCGGAGCTGCTCGACGCGATGGCGCTGCTGCACTCGCGGATGACCACGGATGCGCCCGCTGCCGCCATGGACCTCGATGACGAGCACTGGGATGCGGCCCGGCTGCAGCGGCTCGAGGCGCAGAACGCCGACTCCGGCCAGACGATGCTGCAGGCGGTGGCGCTCCACGCCGCCAGCGGCGAGGCGGTCGCCTACACGATCCTCCTGCTGCCCGACGACGGCCGGCCCGCCTTCCAGGAGGACACCCTGGTGCACGCCGATCACCGCGGCCACCGCCTCGGCATGCTCGTGAAGACCGAGAACCTCCTGCAGCTCGGCCGCCTGCACCCCGACCGCACGCGCATCATCACCTGGAACGCCGAGGAGAACAGCCCGATGCTGCGTGTGAACGAGGCGCTCGGATTCGTCCCCGTCGGCGCCGAGGGCGGGTGGCAGCGGCGCGTCGGCGGTGCTGGGGCCTCCACAGGCGCGCCTGCAACCATGAGCGCATGA
- a CDS encoding aldehyde dehydrogenase family protein gives MTDAEAPALPDASAPIDDLASELREAVTGGLTRPRAYREQQLDGLVRMLLQHTSLWEAALKADLGKSEIEAHLTEIGFVVSEARAAKRSLRRWMAPTLVPAPLALQPAVAKTIAEPLGVSLIIAPWNYPLHLALAPLVGAIAAGCAAVVKPSEVAPATSRLLAELAPAYLDPRSVRVVEGGVAETTALLAQRWDLVFYTGNATVARVVAAAAAKHLTPTVLELGGKSPVYVHRSADIPAAARRIAWGKWLNAGQTCVAPDHIRVDREVAGQLVDELRRATAEQLGDPRTSPDFARIVNARHLERLQGLLGSGTAVTGGDSDAAERYLAPTILVDVDDASPVMQQEIFGPILPVLPVDGVDGFIAAMHGREKPLALYVFARDRDAVRRVERDTSSGSMGVNVAVAQVGAASLPFGGVGESGSGAYHGKHSFDAFSHRKPVLSKPTGVDTLRVIYPPFSDWRGRLAKRILG, from the coding sequence ATGACCGACGCTGAAGCGCCCGCGCTGCCCGACGCATCCGCCCCCATCGACGACCTCGCGAGCGAGCTGCGCGAGGCGGTCACCGGCGGGCTGACGCGGCCGCGCGCATACCGCGAGCAGCAGCTCGACGGGCTGGTGCGGATGCTGCTGCAGCACACGTCGCTGTGGGAGGCGGCGCTCAAGGCCGATCTCGGCAAGAGCGAGATCGAGGCGCACCTGACCGAGATCGGGTTCGTCGTGTCGGAGGCGCGCGCGGCGAAGCGCTCGCTGCGCCGCTGGATGGCGCCGACCCTCGTGCCGGCGCCGCTCGCGCTGCAGCCGGCGGTGGCCAAGACGATCGCGGAGCCGCTCGGGGTGTCGCTCATCATCGCGCCGTGGAACTACCCGCTGCACCTCGCGCTCGCGCCGCTCGTCGGCGCCATCGCCGCCGGCTGCGCGGCCGTCGTGAAGCCGAGCGAGGTGGCACCGGCGACGTCGCGGCTGCTGGCGGAGCTCGCGCCCGCCTACCTCGACCCCCGCTCGGTGCGGGTCGTCGAGGGCGGGGTCGCCGAGACGACGGCGCTGCTCGCGCAGCGCTGGGACCTCGTCTTCTACACCGGCAACGCCACCGTGGCGCGCGTCGTGGCCGCCGCTGCCGCGAAGCACCTCACCCCGACGGTGCTCGAGCTCGGCGGCAAGAGCCCCGTCTACGTGCATCGCTCCGCCGACATCCCCGCCGCCGCGCGCCGCATCGCCTGGGGCAAGTGGCTGAACGCCGGCCAGACGTGCGTCGCGCCCGACCACATCCGGGTCGACCGCGAGGTCGCGGGCCAGCTCGTCGACGAGCTGCGCCGCGCGACCGCCGAGCAGCTCGGCGACCCGCGCACCTCGCCCGACTTCGCGCGCATCGTCAACGCGCGCCACCTCGAGCGGCTGCAGGGCCTGCTCGGCAGCGGCACCGCCGTCACCGGCGGCGACAGCGACGCGGCCGAGCGCTACCTGGCGCCGACGATCCTCGTCGACGTCGACGACGCATCCCCCGTCATGCAGCAGGAGATCTTCGGGCCGATCCTGCCCGTGCTGCCGGTCGACGGGGTCGACGGCTTCATCGCTGCGATGCACGGTCGCGAGAAGCCGCTCGCGCTCTACGTGTTCGCACGGGATCGGGATGCGGTGCGTCGCGTCGAGCGCGACACCTCGTCTGGGTCGATGGGGGTGAACGTCGCGGTGGCGCAGGTGGGCGCGGCGAGCCTGCCGTTCGGCGGAGTCGGCGAGAGCGGCTCGGGCGCCTATCACGGCAAGCACTCGTTCGACGCGTTCAGTCACCGCAAGCCCGTGCTGTCGAAGCCGACCGGGGTCGACACGCTGCGCGTGATCTACCCGCCGTTCAGCGACTGGCGGGGCCGGCTCGCGAAGCGCATCCTCGGCTGA
- a CDS encoding DUF2461 domain-containing protein has product MVFAGFSPDAFAFYRELEVHNERPWWLDNKHRYESQVKAPFEALAEELEPIASTVKIYRPYRDVRFSHDKTPYKTRQGMFAQRAPGIGWYLNLDATGVSMGGGFFGDASFTKSYRAAVEAAAPGAELEGIVADLEEAGYTLGGEQVKTAPRGVDPQHPRIALLRYRFLTARRELDEADAYGPDLLDALFDTVEHLQPLVGWAVAHVAPKR; this is encoded by the coding sequence ATGGTCTTCGCAGGATTCAGCCCCGACGCGTTCGCCTTCTACCGCGAGCTCGAGGTGCACAACGAGCGGCCCTGGTGGCTCGACAACAAGCACCGCTACGAGAGCCAGGTGAAGGCCCCGTTCGAGGCGCTCGCCGAGGAGCTCGAGCCGATCGCCAGCACGGTGAAGATCTACCGGCCCTACCGCGACGTGCGCTTCAGCCACGACAAGACGCCCTACAAGACGCGCCAGGGCATGTTCGCGCAGCGGGCGCCCGGCATCGGCTGGTACCTCAACCTCGACGCGACGGGCGTCTCGATGGGCGGCGGGTTCTTCGGCGACGCGTCGTTCACGAAGTCGTATCGCGCCGCGGTCGAGGCGGCCGCGCCCGGCGCCGAGCTGGAGGGGATCGTCGCTGACCTCGAGGAGGCCGGCTACACGCTCGGCGGCGAGCAGGTGAAGACGGCGCCGCGCGGCGTCGACCCGCAGCACCCGCGCATCGCGCTGCTGCGCTACCGCTTCCTCACCGCACGCCGCGAGCTCGACGAGGCGGATGCGTACGGCCCAGACCTGCTGGACGCCCTGTTCGACACGGTCGAGCACCTGCAGCCGCTGGTGGGCTGGGCGGTCGCGCACGTGGCGCCGAAGCGCTGA